TTCGCGAACGAGATGCCAGAGCAGCAGCTGCTGGTTGGCGTTCAGCTCGCTCGCCGGCAGCCCCTCGAAGGCCTTGATGTCGCCGCGTCCGCCGGGTCCCTCCACGATGTCGCGCGGCACTTCGTCGCTGAGGATGGCCTTGCGCCGCTGCGCCGCATCGAGGGATTGCACCATCTCGTAGCCGCGCTCGACCTCGTGCGAGAGCACGCGCCAGCCGGCCATCGGCCCGCTCGCGACCTCGTACGGCTCCGCGCCGAGGAAAAGCGGCGTGAAGGCGACCTTGCCTTCGGCTACGGTGAAGTTGGCGGAGAGGTGATGCCCGGAGAGAAGCCAGGCCCAGTTCGCGTCGACCGCCGGGTCGCCGAAGAACGAGAACCAGTAGTTATCGGACGTCCAGCTCGCGATGAGGGTGTTCATGCGCTCGTTCGAGGGCATTTCGCCGCGTTGTTGCCGTTCGAGCGACTGGTCGTGGAGGATCTCGTCGAGCCACATGATGCCGGACATCTTCGCATAGCCCTGGCTGCTGGTCGAAGCCTGGATGAGCCGATGCAGCAGGATGCGCGTCGGGGCGTCGAGGTCGCCGAGACGGACGCCCTTGCGCGCCACGAACGACGCCGGCAG
This sequence is a window from Rhodothermales bacterium. Protein-coding genes within it:
- a CDS encoding DUF3500 domain-containing protein, whose protein sequence is MRTCRTLPALLIAGVFAVHIAGAQSPDPTSSAVQMTAAAVQLLEALSPEARQTAMFRLDDEVARTTWSNLPASFVARKGVRLGDLDAPTRILLHRLIQASTSSQGYAKMSGIMWLDEILHDQSLERQQRGEMPSNERMNTLIASWTSDNYWFSFFGDPAVDANWAWLLSGHHLSANFTVAEGKVAFTPLFLGAEPYEVASGPMAGWRVLSHEVERGYEMVQSLDAAQRRKAILSDEVPRDIVEGPGGRGDIKAFEGLPASELNANQQLLLWHLVREYVANADFDAADAQMKKIEADGLEKLYFTWIGPSDDIAKRYYYRVHGPSILIEYMRERGVGEGAANHIHTIVRDPNNDYGEDWLKVHYREQHGEGR